From the genome of Brevibacterium sp. JSBI002, one region includes:
- a CDS encoding ABC transporter permease, whose product MSIGTPKQPTNAPTTEAARRDPVEPGLKRWQIRFPKALRTPLGIVGAGILLLWLIAAIFAPLLAPFDPLAQNFPRLSAPNGENLLGTDTLGRDVLSRILVAARTTLPAAVFVVICSALLGSVLGAIAGYFGRAVDEIIMRIADLVFAFPTIILAMVIAAALGPGLKNAIIAILLVSWPSYARVTRSLVMTARGSEYVIAGRLLGFSAGRSLAREIAPNVISPVVVLATLDVGSAILTMAGLSFLSLGAVPPTPDWGAMISEGVSQFAAWWIAFFPGLCILTIVMAFNFIGDSLRDTLDPHTAQEVGETTS is encoded by the coding sequence ATGAGCATCGGCACCCCGAAACAGCCCACCAACGCCCCCACCACCGAGGCGGCCCGCCGCGACCCAGTCGAACCCGGGCTCAAAAGGTGGCAGATCCGCTTCCCGAAGGCCCTGCGCACTCCGCTGGGGATCGTGGGCGCCGGAATTCTCCTGCTCTGGCTGATCGCAGCGATCTTCGCACCGCTCCTCGCCCCATTCGACCCTCTGGCCCAGAACTTCCCGAGGCTCTCGGCTCCCAACGGTGAGAATCTGCTCGGCACCGACACACTGGGCCGAGACGTGCTCTCCCGCATCCTCGTTGCCGCCCGCACCACTCTGCCCGCCGCGGTGTTCGTCGTCATCTGCTCGGCGCTGCTCGGCTCGGTGCTCGGCGCGATCGCCGGATATTTCGGTCGTGCCGTCGACGAGATCATCATGCGCATCGCCGATCTGGTGTTCGCGTTCCCCACGATCATCCTCGCCATGGTCATCGCAGCCGCCCTCGGTCCGGGACTGAAGAACGCGATCATCGCGATCCTGCTCGTCTCCTGGCCGTCCTACGCGCGTGTCACCAGATCGCTGGTGATGACCGCGCGGGGCAGCGAGTACGTCATCGCCGGGCGCCTGCTCGGGTTCAGCGCGGGCAGATCACTGGCCCGTGAAATCGCACCGAACGTCATCTCACCCGTCGTCGTGCTCGCCACCCTCGATGTCGGTTCGGCGATCCTCACCATGGCAGGATTGTCGTTCCTGTCTCTCGGTGCCGTTCCGCCGACCCCCGATTGGGGCGCGATGATCAGCGAAGGCGTCTCTCAGTTCGCGGCCTGGTGGATCGCCTTCTTCCCCGGCCTCTGCATCCTCACCATCGTCATGGCGTTCAACTTCATCGGCGACAGTCTGCGCGACACCCTCGATCCCCATACCGCCCAGGAAGTCGGTGAGACGACCTCATGA
- a CDS encoding ABC transporter permease — translation MAEATTAPLGTDVASASGEADAAQRVKPPKLHPLLRFILIRIGISIILIWGVTVVTFLLTNLVPTDPVAAILGDRAAADPEIVAQTREKLGLDQPLLVQYFTYLGNLLQGDLGVSNQTRTPVLASIGQVFPASIELGIGAILISVILGLLLGLLSALKQNSLVDHAIRTLSLIGISAPTFWIATVAYFVFFFKLRVVPGAGRLDPWITPPPKVTGLYTLDSLLAGQMATFANALGHLILPSCVLALFTIGLLTRFSRSSVLDIIRLDYVTAAKAKGLPARTVVFKYIFRGALVPIITVVGLAFGSLLSGAVLTETVFAWNGLGQYAYRGATTLDLPVIMGVGLVIGIVYIFVNFIVDLIYGFVDPRVRVR, via the coding sequence ATGGCGGAAGCCACCACAGCACCGCTGGGTACTGATGTCGCGTCCGCTTCCGGTGAGGCGGACGCGGCGCAGCGAGTCAAACCGCCGAAGCTCCACCCTCTGCTCCGGTTCATCCTCATCCGGATCGGGATCTCGATCATCCTGATCTGGGGCGTGACCGTGGTGACGTTCCTGCTCACCAACCTCGTGCCCACCGACCCGGTCGCCGCCATCCTCGGCGACCGGGCCGCGGCAGATCCCGAGATCGTCGCGCAGACACGAGAGAAGCTCGGACTCGACCAACCGCTCCTCGTCCAGTACTTCACGTACCTGGGCAATCTGCTGCAGGGAGATCTCGGAGTCTCCAATCAGACCCGCACACCCGTGCTCGCCTCGATCGGGCAGGTCTTCCCCGCATCGATCGAGCTCGGCATCGGAGCGATTCTCATCTCAGTGATCCTCGGACTCCTGCTCGGTCTGCTCAGTGCTCTCAAACAGAACAGTCTCGTCGACCACGCCATCCGCACCCTCAGCCTCATCGGCATTTCGGCACCGACATTCTGGATAGCCACCGTCGCCTACTTCGTCTTCTTCTTCAAACTTCGAGTCGTCCCCGGCGCCGGACGACTCGACCCGTGGATCACCCCGCCGCCGAAAGTGACCGGCCTCTACACGCTCGACTCCCTCTTGGCGGGACAGATGGCGACCTTCGCCAATGCGCTGGGCCACCTCATTCTGCCGTCGTGCGTGCTCGCCCTCTTCACCATCGGCCTGCTCACACGTTTCAGCCGCTCGAGCGTCCTCGACATCATCAGACTCGACTACGTCACCGCGGCCAAGGCGAAAGGGCTGCCGGCACGGACAGTGGTCTTCAAATACATCTTCCGCGGCGCGCTGGTCCCGATCATCACCGTGGTCGGTCTGGCATTCGGCTCCCTGCTCTCCGGTGCCGTGCTGACTGAGACCGTCTTCGCCTGGAACGGACTCGGCCAATATGCCTACCGCGGAGCGACGACGCTCGACCTGCCCGTCATCATGGGCGTCGGCCTCGTCATCGGCATCGTCTATATCTTCGTGAACTTCATCGTCGACCTGATCTACGGCTTCGTGGATCCGAGAGTGAGGGTGAGATGA
- a CDS encoding ABC transporter substrate-binding protein: MRRLTRNFVAICSTLALTAGLAACGSGSDEAGGAGGAGDTIVAETAFNLKTIDPHRQFEFTGSTIDSAIYQTALEFEDGDLTKPTDGLCSFEMSEDSKEMTLTLKDEDAKFSNGDPVTADDIVFSFERLQGIKGNPSFFLDGVKVKKVDDKTVTLTSAEPNPALPYILPNSSIGIVNSKVVKENEGTTDEKDGAEQFLNENSQGSGPYKVEKYDADSQVVLTANEHYNGPEPKYKRVVLRNVSAETQLTDIQSGQAQVAYDLNSDQAKQIDESMGKISSLPSTRSLYIFNNADEKIGGPAADPNFRKAVMAAIDYDKLIDLAGKGSQRMASLVPNEFVGAVPKDEAPERDLEKARKLLKEAGYDGEKVPFHYSSDQAVNGVDLAQLAETLQAQLKEAGINLDLKPAPSSTQLDGFRSAKQPMGIGTWGADFPDPTNYNVFIPGGDVADRVNWSDDPKLKKLADEAAKAKGDARDAAYAKLFKATTDTAVWIPLVQPVSTVAVGSSIEKFVSNADISFDFAKAE, from the coding sequence ATGAGGCGTCTGACCCGCAATTTCGTCGCAATCTGCTCCACCCTCGCACTGACCGCCGGACTCGCCGCCTGCGGCAGCGGCTCCGACGAAGCCGGCGGCGCCGGCGGCGCCGGCGACACGATCGTGGCCGAGACCGCCTTCAACCTCAAGACGATCGACCCGCATCGACAATTCGAGTTCACCGGTTCGACGATCGACAGCGCCATCTACCAGACAGCGCTCGAATTCGAGGACGGTGACCTCACCAAGCCGACCGATGGCCTCTGCTCATTCGAAATGTCCGAGGACAGCAAGGAGATGACGCTGACCCTCAAAGACGAGGATGCGAAATTCTCCAACGGCGATCCCGTTACCGCCGACGACATCGTCTTCTCCTTCGAACGGCTGCAGGGAATCAAGGGCAATCCCTCGTTCTTCCTCGACGGGGTCAAGGTGAAGAAGGTTGACGATAAGACGGTCACGCTCACCAGCGCCGAACCCAACCCTGCGCTGCCTTACATCCTCCCCAACTCCTCGATCGGCATCGTCAATTCGAAGGTGGTCAAGGAGAACGAGGGAACCACAGATGAGAAGGACGGAGCCGAACAGTTCCTCAATGAGAACTCACAGGGCTCGGGACCGTACAAGGTGGAGAAGTACGATGCCGACAGCCAGGTCGTGCTGACCGCGAACGAGCATTACAACGGTCCGGAACCGAAGTACAAGCGAGTGGTCCTGCGCAATGTCTCCGCAGAGACTCAACTGACCGACATCCAATCGGGTCAGGCGCAGGTCGCCTACGACCTCAACTCCGATCAGGCGAAGCAGATCGATGAGTCGATGGGCAAGATCTCCAGCCTGCCCTCGACTCGCAGCCTCTACATCTTCAACAATGCCGATGAGAAGATCGGCGGCCCTGCAGCGGACCCGAACTTCCGCAAGGCCGTCATGGCGGCGATCGACTACGACAAACTCATCGACCTCGCCGGGAAGGGATCCCAGCGCATGGCCAGTCTCGTGCCGAACGAGTTCGTCGGCGCCGTCCCGAAGGACGAGGCTCCTGAACGCGACCTCGAGAAAGCGAGGAAGCTGCTGAAGGAGGCCGGCTACGACGGAGAGAAGGTCCCCTTCCACTACTCGAGCGATCAGGCCGTCAATGGCGTCGACCTCGCACAGCTCGCCGAAACCCTGCAGGCGCAGCTGAAGGAGGCCGGCATCAACCTCGACCTCAAACCTGCCCCGAGCTCGACCCAGCTCGACGGCTTCCGCTCGGCGAAACAGCCGATGGGCATCGGAACCTGGGGTGCGGACTTCCCTGATCCGACGAACTACAACGTCTTCATTCCCGGAGGCGACGTTGCCGATCGCGTGAACTGGAGCGACGACCCGAAGCTGAAGAAGCTTGCAGACGAAGCGGCCAAGGCGAAGGGGGATGCACGCGATGCGGCCTACGCGAAGCTATTCAAGGCGACCACCGACACCGCGGTGTGGATCCCGCTCGTCCAACCGGTCAGCACCGTCGCCGTCGGATCGAGCATTGAGAAGTTCGTCTCCAACGCCGACATCTCGTTCGACTTCGCAAAGGCGGAGTGA
- a CDS encoding malate:quinone oxidoreductase produces the protein MTANPKHTDQLPDADVVLIGAGIMSATLGSMLTLLDPDLRILVLEKAEDIAGESSDPWNNAGTGHSGYCELNYMPDPADGAKPAEIAGQFHLTRQWWAHLVRLGLLDPAEFIHSAPHMNLVFGDTDVSYLRRRVDTLKADPLFSAMEYTEGPDTIARWAPLTMEGRADSGEPMAAARHPHGTDVDFGALTSALLSIGSIEVRTGHTVTGLDSRTSGWTVSGSTPAGPFAVHAKTVFVGAGGFALRLLQKARIPEVRGYAVLPVGAAFYRCSTPSVVSRHDAKVYGQADVGAPPMSVPHLDRRVVDGKEHLLFGPYATFSTKLLKHGRLSDFFTTVRPDNLHVIAAAGLQNLSLVSFLVKELAASPSRKFAQLRRYLPLARRNEWTLLPAGQRAQLVKPDRQKIGVLQQGTELVVSSDGSIAGLLGVSPGASTAVPIMVDLLKQAFPAQWHDSWGSQIAEAVPDLDRTDWTAEAVARSHATTDEALGLSPVSLA, from the coding sequence ATGACTGCGAACCCCAAGCACACCGACCAGTTGCCCGACGCCGATGTCGTCCTCATCGGCGCGGGCATCATGTCCGCGACTCTCGGTTCGATGCTGACTCTGCTCGATCCCGATCTGCGGATCCTCGTTCTGGAGAAGGCCGAGGACATCGCCGGAGAGAGCAGCGACCCGTGGAACAATGCCGGCACCGGCCATTCGGGGTACTGCGAGCTCAACTACATGCCTGACCCCGCCGATGGCGCGAAACCGGCAGAGATCGCCGGACAGTTCCACCTCACCCGCCAATGGTGGGCCCATCTCGTCCGACTCGGGCTCCTGGACCCAGCGGAATTCATCCACTCGGCCCCACACATGAACCTCGTCTTCGGGGACACGGACGTCAGCTACCTGCGCCGACGCGTCGACACCCTGAAAGCCGACCCGCTGTTCTCCGCGATGGAGTACACAGAGGGTCCGGACACCATCGCCCGGTGGGCTCCCCTGACAATGGAGGGACGGGCCGACAGCGGAGAGCCTATGGCGGCGGCCCGCCACCCACACGGCACCGATGTCGACTTCGGCGCTCTGACGTCGGCGCTGCTGAGCATCGGGTCCATCGAGGTGCGCACGGGGCACACAGTGACCGGGCTCGATTCGCGCACATCGGGCTGGACGGTCAGCGGTTCGACGCCGGCGGGACCGTTCGCCGTGCACGCGAAAACCGTGTTCGTCGGTGCCGGCGGCTTCGCGCTGCGACTCCTGCAGAAAGCCAGGATCCCCGAAGTCCGCGGCTACGCGGTTCTGCCGGTCGGGGCCGCTTTCTACCGGTGTTCGACTCCGTCGGTCGTCTCCCGCCATGATGCGAAGGTCTATGGCCAGGCCGATGTGGGCGCCCCGCCGATGTCGGTGCCGCATCTGGACCGCAGAGTCGTCGATGGCAAGGAGCATCTGCTGTTCGGCCCCTACGCGACCTTCAGCACGAAGCTGCTCAAGCACGGCCGACTCTCCGACTTCTTCACGACGGTGCGGCCCGACAACCTGCATGTCATCGCTGCCGCCGGTCTGCAGAACCTCAGTCTCGTGTCGTTCCTCGTCAAGGAGCTCGCCGCCAGCCCGTCCCGGAAGTTCGCGCAGCTGCGACGCTATCTGCCCCTGGCCCGACGCAATGAGTGGACCCTGTTGCCGGCCGGGCAGAGGGCCCAGCTGGTCAAACCGGATCGGCAGAAGATCGGAGTCCTGCAGCAGGGCACCGAACTCGTCGTCTCCTCCGACGGCTCGATCGCGGGCCTGCTCGGAGTCTCCCCCGGAGCATCGACGGCGGTGCCGATCATGGTCGATCTGCTCAAGCAGGCCTTCCCCGCCCAATGGCACGACAGCTGGGGGTCCCAGATCGCCGAGGCGGTCCCCGACCTCGATCGCACCGACTGGACCGCCGAGGCGGTCGCTCGTTCCCACGCCACGACCGATGAAGCGCTCGGCCTGTCCCCGGTCAGCCTCGCGTGA
- a CDS encoding LysR family transcriptional regulator, whose amino-acid sequence MERSSESRAAPLTALWELVELADQDGHLTEAAAALGIPQSTMSRRIRALESHLGVPLTVPRGRAIGLTTAALDLVAAVRAPLTEIDAALADLAEAADPEHGTIRFGFPLTMGAGEVPDLLAAFNRAHPGIRLDLKQAHGAELVADLQRGTLDLAIIIPPPLEVRHEVLARQTIIAALPEVHPLAGVRSITLDRLENEEFIATPASYNLRVLTDRWCQTSGFDPEVKIEVTEFSTIREFVGRGMGVALIPPAVRPVDGITEVALDGAEYVREIALCSAVRRPGRVVERLRDFIREHAAVWAIEG is encoded by the coding sequence ATGGAACGATCATCCGAGTCCCGCGCGGCGCCGCTGACGGCGCTGTGGGAACTCGTCGAGCTTGCCGATCAGGACGGGCATCTGACCGAGGCCGCCGCCGCCCTCGGAATACCCCAATCCACAATGAGCCGACGTATCCGCGCCCTCGAAAGCCACCTCGGGGTGCCGTTGACCGTTCCGCGCGGACGCGCCATCGGTCTGACGACGGCAGCACTGGACCTCGTGGCTGCGGTGCGTGCCCCGCTGACGGAGATCGACGCGGCGCTGGCCGATCTCGCCGAGGCGGCCGATCCCGAGCACGGCACGATTCGGTTCGGATTTCCGCTGACGATGGGCGCCGGTGAGGTGCCCGACCTGCTCGCGGCTTTCAACCGGGCTCATCCCGGCATCCGCCTCGATCTCAAACAGGCCCACGGTGCCGAGCTCGTCGCTGATCTGCAGCGGGGCACTCTCGATCTGGCGATCATCATTCCGCCGCCGCTCGAGGTCCGCCACGAGGTACTCGCGAGGCAGACGATCATCGCGGCGCTGCCCGAGGTGCACCCGCTGGCAGGTGTCCGCAGCATCACCCTGGATCGGCTGGAGAACGAGGAATTCATCGCCACCCCTGCGAGTTACAACCTCCGGGTGCTGACCGACCGCTGGTGTCAGACCAGCGGATTCGATCCGGAGGTGAAGATCGAGGTCACAGAGTTCTCGACGATCCGCGAATTCGTCGGTCGTGGAATGGGCGTGGCATTGATCCCGCCCGCGGTGCGTCCGGTCGACGGAATCACCGAGGTGGCTCTGGACGGGGCCGAATACGTGCGTGAGATCGCGCTGTGTTCGGCTGTGCGTCGGCCCGGCCGCGTCGTCGAGCGCCTGCGCGATTTCATCCGCGAGCACGCGGCCGTGTGGGCAATCGAGGGCTGA